The DNA sequence CATGGGGAAAGAGTCTTAGTCTCTTGGTAGAACACTCGGGCAGTCGGCACTTGAATAATGTGCATTTTTTTCCATTGGCTGGCGGACCTAGCCATATTCATGCTCGTTATCATGTTAATACCCTCATTTACAGTATGGCTAATAAATACCATGGGGATTGTCGCTTTATGAATGCGACGATTATACAGGAAGACGAGATCTTAGCAAAAGGAATTTTGTCTTCTAAATATTTTGAGGACTTAAAAAGAAGTTGGCAAGAACTAGATGTGGTTGTTGTTGGTATTGGTGGACAAGTGGATGAAAAGAATCGGCAGTGGTTGGATATGCTGACGGTTGAAGATTTTCGTACAGTGGAAAATGAAGGAGCTGTCGGAGAAATTTGTTGCCGCTTTTTTGATGAAAATGGTGAGTTGGTTGATGAACAGTTGCAAAATCGAACAGTTGCTATTTCTTTAGATTATTTAAAAACAGTTCCTAACAGTCTGGCTTTTGCCTATGGTCGTCAAAAAGCTGCCGCTATTTTGGCGGTTTTACGTGCTGGGTATGTCAACCATTTAGTTACAGATGAAGCAACTATTTTAAAAGTGTTGGAATTGGATAATAGTGCAGTTAATTAGTGGTTTATAAAAATTCTCCTTTTCCTCGTTATTTCATCTTCAAAAGGTCAAGAATAATGATTCTGACCTTTTTTATTTCACTTGATAAGCACAAATGTGCGATAAATATAAAAAAAGAGAATTTGTTCAGTGATATATTGACGGAATAAGAGAAAGATGATAAATTTGAGTTACAAACAAAAATAAAACGCTTTCAAATAAAAGAAAGATATATTTTGTAAATAAAAATAGGAGTAACGTTAAATATGGAAGTGATTGTAGCTGATCAAATCATTATGGGGTTAATCTTGCATGCTGGGGATGCCAAACAGCATATTTACCAAGCTTTATCATTGGCAAAAAATGGTGAATTTGAAAAATGTGATGAGCATTTGAAATTGGCAGATCAGGCATTGTTAGAAGCTCATAATCTACAAACCGAGTTTTTGGCACAGGAAGCAGGGGGAACAAAGACAGAAATCACAGCTTTGTTTGTCCACTCTCAGGATCATTTGATGACCAGTATTACAGAAATTAATCTTATCAAGGAAATCATTGACTTGAGAAAAGAATTACAAGTGAAAAAATAAATCATCAGGAGGATGAAGATATGATTAAAATTGGGCTGTTTTGTGCAGCAGGTTTTTCAACAGGAATGTTGGTCAATAATATGAAAATAGCTGCGAAAGAAGCTGGTTTAGAGGTTGAGATTGATGCTTATTCTCAGGCCAAGTTAGCAGATTATGCACCAAACCTGGATGTTGCTTTGTTAGGACCACAAGTAGCTTATACTTTGGATAAGTCAGCTGCCATTTGCGAAGAGAACCATATTCCAATTGCGGTCATTCCAATGGCGGACTATGGCATGCTAGATGGTAAAAAAGTATTGAATCTCGCTTTGGGACTTTTGGAACAAAAATAAGGAGCTTAGTTATGGCTAAAGTAGATACTCAAAAAATTATTGCGCCAATTATGAAATTTGTTAATATGCGCGGTATAATTGCCTTAAAGGATGGCATGTTGGCAATTCTCCCCTTGACAGTTGTTGGAAGTATCTTTCTGATTGTAGGACAGTTACCATTTGAAGGACTCAATCAAGCAATTGCAGGTATTTTTGGGAAAAATTGGACTGAGCCATTTATGCAGGTTTACTCGGGAACTTTTGCGATTATGGGTTTGATTTCCTGCTTTTCTATAGGATATTCTTATGCTAAAAATAGTGGTGTAGAGCCTCTGCCGGCAGGTGTGTTATCTGTGTCTTCTTTCTTCATTCTTTTAAAATCTTCTTATATTCCAGAAAAAGGTGAAGCAATTACAGACGCGATTGCCAAGATTTGGTTTGGCGGTCAGGGGATTATTGGAGCCATTATTATTGGTTTGGTTGTCGGTAGTATCTATACCATGTTTATTCAAAAACATATTGTTATTAAGATGCCAGAGCAAGTTCCTCAAGCGATCGCCAAGCAATTTGAGGCTATGATTCCAGCTTTTGTGATATTCTTCCTTTCCATGGTAGTCTATATTCTTGCTAAAATGCTGACAAAGGGTGGTACTTTTATCGAAATGATTTACGGTGTGATTCAAGTACCGCTGCAAGGATTGACTGGTTCCCTTTACGGTGCAATCGGTATTGCCTTTTTCATCTCTTTCCTATGGTGGTTTGGTGTACACGGACAATCTGTTGTCAATGGTGTAGTGACCGCTCTCTTACTTTCAAATCTGGATGCTAATAAAGCCTTGCTTGCTGCTGGAAAGTTATCTGTTGGAAAAGGTGCTCACATTGTCACTCAGCAATTCTTGGATAGTTTCCTTATTTTGTCTGGTTCTGGTATTACTTTTGGTTTGGTGGTAGCCATGCTCTTTGCAGCTAAGTCTAAGCAATATAAAGCACTAGGAAAGGTTGCTGCTTTTCCAGCAATCTTTAATGTCAATGAACCGATTGTCTTTGGATTCCCAATTGTTATGAATCCCGTCATGTTCTTGCCTTTTATTCTTGTACCTGTTTTAGCGGCTGTAATTGTTTATGGCTCTATAGCAATTGGCTTTATGCAGCCATTTTCAGGGGTGACCTTGCCATGGAGTACACCAGCTATTATTTCTGGTTTCTTAGTGGCAGGATGGCAAGGTGCTCTCATCCAAGTTGTCATTTTAGCTATGTCCACTCTCATCTATTTCCCATTCTTTAAATTCCAAGACAATCTTGCTTACAGTAATGAACTGAAAGCGGAAGGATAAACTACATTGTATCACTGTAAAGAAATTATTTTAACGTTGATTGAGCACAAATGTGCAAAAAATCTTTAATTTGATAATTAATTATAAATGATTGAATTTTTGCATCTTGCATGCTACAATAGTTACGAAAGAAATAAAAATAATTTCATAAGAAAGGTTGTGCTGTGATGACTAATGTAAAAGAAATAGAAAAAACGACGATACAAACGAATTATTTTGGTAGTTTAACGGACCGAATGAACAAGTATCGGGAAGATGTGCTGGACAAGAAACCTTATATTGATGCTGAACGTGCTGTTCTTGCAACAAGAGCTTATCAAGAGCATAAAGAAAAGCCAAATGTTCTGAAGCGTGCTTATATGCTTAAGGAAATTTTGGAAAATATGACGCTTTATATTGAAGATGAGACCATGATTGTTGGAAATCAGGCTTCATCTAATAAAGATGCACCTATTTTCCCAGAGTATACTTTAGAATTTGTACTCAATGAATTAGATCTTTTTGAAAAGCGCGACGGTGATGTTTTCTATATTACAGAGGAAACCAAAGAACAAATCCGGAGCATCGCTCCCTTCTGGGAAAACAATAACCTCCGTGCTAGAGCTGGGGCTTTACTTCCAGAAGAAGTTCAGGTTTATATGGAAACTGGCTTCTTTGGCATGGAAGGAAAGATGAACTCTGGTGATGCTCACTTGGCAGTCAACTATCAAAAATTGCTTCAATATGGTTTGAAAGGTTTTGAGGAAAAAGCTCGGGCAGCTAAGGAGGCCTTGGATTTAACAGATCCGGCTAGTATTGATAAATATCATTTCTATGATTCAATTTTCATTGTAGTGGATGCTGTGAAAGCTTATGCGGATCGTTTTGCCGTCTTGGCTAATCAATTAGCTGAAAAAGCAGAAGAGCCTAAACGCCGTCAGGAACTATTAGAAATTGCTAGAATCTGTTCTAAAGTACCGTATGAGCCAGCATCAACATTTGCTGAAGCTGTTCAATCTGTTTGGTTTATCCAGTGTATCCTCCAGATTGAGTCTAACGGACATTCGCTCTCTTATGGCCGCTTTGATCAGTACATGTACCCTTATGTCAAGGCAGACTTGGAAGCTGGTCGTGAGACAGAAGCTAGTATTGTGGAACGTTTAACCAATCTGTGGATTAAGACGATTACGATCAATAAAGTACGCAGTCAGGCTCATACTTTCTCATCTGCTGGTAGTCCTTTGTATCAAAATGTGACAATTGGTGGACAAACACGTGATAAGAAAGATGCTGTAAATCCCCTTTCATATCTGATTTTGAGATCTGTTGCACAGACGCATTTGCCACAGCCGAACTTAACAGTTCGCTACCATGCTGGTCTAGATGCTCGTTTTATGAGCGAATGCATAGAAGTTATGAAACTAGGTTTTGGAATGCCTGCTTTCAATAATGACGAGATTATCATCCCATCCTTTATCGCAAAAGGCGTTTTGGAAGAAGATGCATACGACTATAGTGCCATCGGTTGTGTGGAAACTGCCGTGCCTGGTAAATGGGGCTACCGTTGTACGGGTATGAGCTACATGAACTTCCCTAAAGTGCTTCTCATCACGATGAACGATGGAATTGATCCCGCATCTGGCAAGCGTTTTGCACCAAGCTTCGGTCATTTTAAAGACATGAAGAGTTTTGCTGAGCTGCAAACGGCTTGGGACAAGACTTTGCGCCACTTGACTCGTATGAGTGTCATCGTGGAAAATTCTATCGACCTGTCTCTTGAAAGAGAAGTGCCGGATATCCTCTGCTCAGCTTTGACAGATGATTGTATCGGACGCGGTAAGCATTTGAAAGAGGGGGGAGCTGTCTATGACTATATTTCTGGTCTCCAAGTCGGTATTGCCAATCTATCAGACTCACTAGCAGCAATCAAGAAGCTAGTCTTTGAAGAAGGAAAACTGACTCCAGCTGAACTCTGGCATGCGCTTGAAACGGACTATGCAGGTGAGCGTGGCAAGGAAATTCAAGAGATGTTGATTCATGATGCACCGAAATATGGTAATGATGATGATTATGCGGATAAGCTGGTGACTGATGCTTACGATATTTATGTGGATGAAATCGCTAAATATCCAAATACCCGTTATGGACGCGGTCCAATTGGTGGTATCCGCTACTCAGGAACATCTTCTATTTCAGCCAATGTTGGTCAAGGTCGCGGTACTTTGGCGACACCAGATGGCCGCAATGCAGGGACACCGCTCGCTGAAGGCTGTTCTCCATCTCACAATATGGACAAGAATGGTCCGACTTCTGTATTGAAATCTGTTTCTAAATTGCCGACAGATGAAATCGTTGGGGGCGTTCTGCTCAATCAAAAAGTGAATCCTCAGACCCTGTCTAAGGAAGAAGATAAAATTAAATTGATTGCTTTACTTCGTACGTTCTTTAACCGTTTGCACGGTTATCATATTCAATACAATGTTGTTTCTAGAGAAACCTTGATTGATGCGCAAAAGCATCCTGAAAAACACCGTGATTTGATTGTGCGTGTTGCAGGATATTCGGCATTCTTCAATGTACTCTCAAAAGCAACACAAGATGATATTATCGGACGTACAGAACACACATTATAAAAGAGGTCCAGTTTATGGAATTCATGCTTGATACATTAAATGTAGAAGAAATAAAAAAATGGTCGCAAGTTCTCCCCTTGGCAGGAGTGACTTCTAACCCGACCATCGCTAAAAAAGAGGGAGAGATTGATTTCTTTAAACGTATCCAAGAAGTTAGAGAAATTATTGGGGAAGCTCCTTCCATTCATATTCAGGTTGTTGCCAAAGACTATCAGGGAATTTTAAAAGATGCAGCTGAAATTCGCAAGCATTGTAGTGGAAATGTGTTTGTCAAAGTACCTGTAACCCCTGAAGGTTTAGCCGCTATAAAAGTTTTAAAAGCAGAAGGTTACAAGATTACGGCAACTGCTATTTATACTATTTTCCAAGGTTTGTTAGCCATTCAAGCAGGTGCAGATTATTTAGCTCCTTATTATAACCGTATGGAAAATTTGAACATTGATTCAGATGCAGTTATTGGCCAATTGGCGGATGCGATTGCGAAAGAAGGTTCATCTAGCAAAATTTTAGCAGCTTCCTTTAAAAATGTAGGACAAGTCGACAAGGCTTTTGCTGATGGTGCCCATGCTATTACAGCAGGTGCAGATGTCTTTGAATCAGCTTTTGCTGTACCGTCTATCTCAAAGGCAGTGGATGATTTCGCTACCGACTGGGCAGTGATTCACCATCAAGAGTTTATTTAAACTAGTTATAAAAATTATTCCAATAGCTTTGAGGCATTCTAAAAATCTAAAAAGTTGTTAAGAAGTTAGAAAAGCTTTTAGAGCTGTTTCATTAAAGAAAAAGAGGTGTCTTATGAACATTTTTGCAAGTCCGTCTCGTTATATTCAGGGTGAAAATGCCCTCTTTGAAAATGCCAGTCAAATCCTCAAATTAGGTAGTCGCCCTGTGTTGCTTTGTGATGATGTCGTCTACCAGATTGTTGGAGAGAAATTTCAGGCTTATCTAACTCGATATGGTCTTCATGTGCTGCATGTTAGTTTTAATGGTGAAGCTTCGGATAATGAAATCAATCGGGTAGTCGCTTTAGCTGAAAAAGATGGAGCCGATCTAGTGATTGGTCTTGGCGGTGGAAAAACAATTGACAGTGCTAAGGCAATTGCAGATTTATTGGGAAGTCCCGTCGTAATTGCACCGACTATTGCTTCAACAGATGCACCAACATCAGCTCTTTCAGTAATTTATACTGAGGAAGGAGCATTTGAGAAATATATTTTTTACACCAAGAACCCAGATCTTGTCCTGGTAGATTCAAAGGTCATTGCTCAAGCTCCAAAGCGCTTGTTAGCTTCTGGAATTGCAGATGGTTTAGCGACTTGGGTTGAAGCGCGTGCGGTTATGCAGGCAAATGGAGAGACCATGCTAGGACAAAGACAGACTTTAGCAGGCGCAGCTATTGCCCAAAAATGTGAAGAAACTCTTTTTGCAGATGGTTTACAAGCACTGGCTGCTTGTGAGGCGCAGGTGGTAACACCAGCCCTTGAGCATATCATTGAGGCTAATACGCTTCTCAGCGGTGTTGGTTTTGAAAGTGGTGGATTGGCTGCGGCTCATGCCATTCATAATGGATTTACAGCTCTGACTGGTGATATTCATCATCTGACTCATGGAGAAAAAGTAGCTTATGGAACGCTAACACAGCTCTTTCTTGAAAACCGTCCAAAAGAGGAATTGGAAAAATATATTCGTTTCTATCAGAAAATTGGTATGCCTACGACTTTGGCAGAAATGCATTTAGAAAATGCCAGCTATGATGATTTGCTCAAGGTTGGTAAGCAAGCTACTATTGAAGGTGAAACCATTCATCAGATGCCGTTTAAGATTTCAGCATCTGATATTGCGGGTGCTATCCTAGCAGTCGATCGTTATGTAAACTCCTTATAAAAATAAAAAGAAACAAGTCCGATTAGATTGGACTTGTTTTTTCGTGTAGTGATAGCTAAAAGTTTTAATCAGAAATAATAAACGCCTGATGCACATTGAAAATGTTATAATGATAATAAATGTGAGAAATAAATGCAAACTAGTGGAGGACAGATTGAGTAAAAAATTAGAAGACATGAGTTTAGAAGAATTATGGCAGTTGTTTCCCATATTTCTTGTAAAACATAATAAAGAATGGGCGGATTGGTATGATGAGGAAGCAACTGCTATTTTGTCCCTGATACCAGCTAAATATATAGTAAGAATATCTCATATTGGTAGTACTGCGGTTCAAAATATATGGGCAAAGAATATAGTAGATATATTATTTGAGGTTCGATTAGCAGAAGAACTAGAAATAGTGAAAAATATTCTTGTTGAAAATAATTGGTTATGCATGAGTCAAAGTACACGACGAATCCCATTAAATAAAGGATACACGGAGCAAGGTTTTGCAGAAAAAGTCTTTCATCTTCACATTAGAGTTGTCGGAGATAACGATGAACTGTACCTCAGAGATTACTTACGTGAGAATCATAATGTAGCGAAAGAATATGAACATTTAAAGCTGAACTTATGGAAGAAATTTGAACATGATAGAGACGCCTACACTGATGCAAAGTGTAAGTTTATTAAACGATATACTAAAATTGCAAAAGAAAAATTTATAGGAAGATATTAAAATAGATACGAGCGCTGTGATCGTGCTTTTTAACTTACTTTAAATATGGTAAATTAGTCTTATCTTATCAATTTTGACAACTTTTCTGACATTCTTGCTTGGCATAGGAACGGCGTTGTTGTATATCGTTATGATGTTGCATATTTGGAGTATTAGCTTCTTTCAATCAAGGAGAAGTCGGAATAGGCATATCAGGATTGATTATCGGCTTCCTATTTAGTCCTTACGGGCTTCCGATGATAGGAGAAACAGTGATAGCGTTTATCAAATTGATAAATGATAAGATTAGGGCGATATAGATAGATTGGAATTTGGAGGGGGATAATCAAGGTGAATGAAATTAATGAATATGTTCGCGATAGTTTTTCTAAATCCGGCGATATTGTCATAAAATCTATGATGGGCGGATACCTTATATATTTTAATGGTAAGCTGATAGGTGACATTTGCAATAATGAACTGTTTTTAAAGAGAACGCCGACATCGGACAGACTGCTTGCAGATTCCGAACTGCGTTATCCGTATGAAGGTTCAAAAACCTTGATGCATGTATTTGATAGTTTTGATGATAAGGCTCTAATTCTGGAACTTCTGGATGGTATGTATGCTGAACTTCCGGAAAAGAAACCTGCGAAAGCCAGATGAGAAAGACAAATCTTAATTTATTAGATGAAAGTTAATTGGAAATTATGGAGGTAGTAATGAATAAGATTACTTGTATTTGTTTGGGTGTTAGCGATATGGAAAAGTCAATAAAGTTTTACAGAGATGGTTTAGGATATAAGACTGACTGTAAAGAAAATAATCCGCCAGTATATTTTTTCAATACTCCAGGAACAAAATTTGAACTATTTCCTTTAGAACAATTGGCAAAAGATATTGATGAAAATAACCCACTAAAGAGAAATGGATTTTCTGGAATTACATTAGCGTACAATGTTGAACAAAAAGAAGATGTTGATAGTGTAATTGAATTAGTACGAAATGCTGGTGGAAGAATTGTAAAAGAACCACAAGACACCTTTTGGGGTGGATATCACGCC is a window from the Streptococcus anginosus subsp. whileyi MAS624 genome containing:
- a CDS encoding sugar-binding transcriptional regulator, with product MKSERKRLLAKIAYLYYVEEKSQAEIAAETGIYRTTVSRMLAEAKKEGIVKIEIEAFDTRLFHLENVVKEKYGLKGLEIVANQVDDSPSDLEQRLAQSAAGMLRGMIDDNAKVGFSWGKSLSLLVEHSGSRHLNNVHFFPLAGGPSHIHARYHVNTLIYSMANKYHGDCRFMNATIIQEDEILAKGILSSKYFEDLKRSWQELDVVVVGIGGQVDEKNRQWLDMLTVEDFRTVENEGAVGEICCRFFDENGELVDEQLQNRTVAISLDYLKTVPNSLAFAYGRQKAAAILAVLRAGYVNHLVTDEATILKVLELDNSAVN
- a CDS encoding PTS lactose/cellobiose transporter subunit IIA — encoded protein: MEVIVADQIIMGLILHAGDAKQHIYQALSLAKNGEFEKCDEHLKLADQALLEAHNLQTEFLAQEAGGTKTEITALFVHSQDHLMTSITEINLIKEIIDLRKELQVKK
- a CDS encoding PTS sugar transporter subunit IIB — translated: MIKIGLFCAAGFSTGMLVNNMKIAAKEAGLEVEIDAYSQAKLADYAPNLDVALLGPQVAYTLDKSAAICEENHIPIAVIPMADYGMLDGKKVLNLALGLLEQK
- a CDS encoding PTS sugar transporter subunit IIC; translated protein: MAKVDTQKIIAPIMKFVNMRGIIALKDGMLAILPLTVVGSIFLIVGQLPFEGLNQAIAGIFGKNWTEPFMQVYSGTFAIMGLISCFSIGYSYAKNSGVEPLPAGVLSVSSFFILLKSSYIPEKGEAITDAIAKIWFGGQGIIGAIIIGLVVGSIYTMFIQKHIVIKMPEQVPQAIAKQFEAMIPAFVIFFLSMVVYILAKMLTKGGTFIEMIYGVIQVPLQGLTGSLYGAIGIAFFISFLWWFGVHGQSVVNGVVTALLLSNLDANKALLAAGKLSVGKGAHIVTQQFLDSFLILSGSGITFGLVVAMLFAAKSKQYKALGKVAAFPAIFNVNEPIVFGFPIVMNPVMFLPFILVPVLAAVIVYGSIAIGFMQPFSGVTLPWSTPAIISGFLVAGWQGALIQVVILAMSTLIYFPFFKFQDNLAYSNELKAEG
- a CDS encoding glycyl radical protein → MTNVKEIEKTTIQTNYFGSLTDRMNKYREDVLDKKPYIDAERAVLATRAYQEHKEKPNVLKRAYMLKEILENMTLYIEDETMIVGNQASSNKDAPIFPEYTLEFVLNELDLFEKRDGDVFYITEETKEQIRSIAPFWENNNLRARAGALLPEEVQVYMETGFFGMEGKMNSGDAHLAVNYQKLLQYGLKGFEEKARAAKEALDLTDPASIDKYHFYDSIFIVVDAVKAYADRFAVLANQLAEKAEEPKRRQELLEIARICSKVPYEPASTFAEAVQSVWFIQCILQIESNGHSLSYGRFDQYMYPYVKADLEAGRETEASIVERLTNLWIKTITINKVRSQAHTFSSAGSPLYQNVTIGGQTRDKKDAVNPLSYLILRSVAQTHLPQPNLTVRYHAGLDARFMSECIEVMKLGFGMPAFNNDEIIIPSFIAKGVLEEDAYDYSAIGCVETAVPGKWGYRCTGMSYMNFPKVLLITMNDGIDPASGKRFAPSFGHFKDMKSFAELQTAWDKTLRHLTRMSVIVENSIDLSLEREVPDILCSALTDDCIGRGKHLKEGGAVYDYISGLQVGIANLSDSLAAIKKLVFEEGKLTPAELWHALETDYAGERGKEIQEMLIHDAPKYGNDDDYADKLVTDAYDIYVDEIAKYPNTRYGRGPIGGIRYSGTSSISANVGQGRGTLATPDGRNAGTPLAEGCSPSHNMDKNGPTSVLKSVSKLPTDEIVGGVLLNQKVNPQTLSKEEDKIKLIALLRTFFNRLHGYHIQYNVVSRETLIDAQKHPEKHRDLIVRVAGYSAFFNVLSKATQDDIIGRTEHTL
- a CDS encoding fructose-6-phosphate aldolase codes for the protein MEFMLDTLNVEEIKKWSQVLPLAGVTSNPTIAKKEGEIDFFKRIQEVREIIGEAPSIHIQVVAKDYQGILKDAAEIRKHCSGNVFVKVPVTPEGLAAIKVLKAEGYKITATAIYTIFQGLLAIQAGADYLAPYYNRMENLNIDSDAVIGQLADAIAKEGSSSKILAASFKNVGQVDKAFADGAHAITAGADVFESAFAVPSISKAVDDFATDWAVIHHQEFI
- a CDS encoding glycerol dehydrogenase, giving the protein MNIFASPSRYIQGENALFENASQILKLGSRPVLLCDDVVYQIVGEKFQAYLTRYGLHVLHVSFNGEASDNEINRVVALAEKDGADLVIGLGGGKTIDSAKAIADLLGSPVVIAPTIASTDAPTSALSVIYTEEGAFEKYIFYTKNPDLVLVDSKVIAQAPKRLLASGIADGLATWVEARAVMQANGETMLGQRQTLAGAAIAQKCEETLFADGLQALAACEAQVVTPALEHIIEANTLLSGVGFESGGLAAAHAIHNGFTALTGDIHHLTHGEKVAYGTLTQLFLENRPKEELEKYIRFYQKIGMPTTLAEMHLENASYDDLLKVGKQATIEGETIHQMPFKISASDIAGAILAVDRYVNSL
- a CDS encoding GrpB family protein, which produces MSKKLEDMSLEELWQLFPIFLVKHNKEWADWYDEEATAILSLIPAKYIVRISHIGSTAVQNIWAKNIVDILFEVRLAEELEIVKNILVENNWLCMSQSTRRIPLNKGYTEQGFAEKVFHLHIRVVGDNDELYLRDYLRENHNVAKEYEHLKLNLWKKFEHDRDAYTDAKCKFIKRYTKIAKEKFIGRY
- a CDS encoding TfoX/Sxy family protein — encoded protein: MNEINEYVRDSFSKSGDIVIKSMMGGYLIYFNGKLIGDICNNELFLKRTPTSDRLLADSELRYPYEGSKTLMHVFDSFDDKALILELLDGMYAELPEKKPAKAR
- a CDS encoding VOC family protein, which codes for MNKITCICLGVSDMEKSIKFYRDGLGYKTDCKENNPPVYFFNTPGTKFELFPLEQLAKDIDENNPLKRNGFSGITLAYNVEQKEDVDSVIELVRNAGGRIVKEPQDTFWGGYHAYFSDLDGYYWEVAWGPNFKFDKNGLLKF